One window of Dysidea avara chromosome 11, odDysAvar1.4, whole genome shotgun sequence genomic DNA carries:
- the LOC136239329 gene encoding uncharacterized protein produces the protein MLKRFITDHEAAREQAKEQLRNAIIHRCPIDTITAMLKARPELADILISSDRSDDPNSQTYTALHVAVGFKRLDIITLLVEDFGANIRITDFYATRDPPGLYPLRLAQAKLENDPTYLSICEYLQRKENIIQLREAISRGDHVAVNRLIPIVGVDSNIAPHIRNQPQNYTALHYAVEENRHDIVEILLVGHGIHLLLARNTAGQTPLELAVDRGLTNIVHLMQKHT, from the coding sequence ATGCTCAAAAGGTTTATTACAGATCATGAAGCAGCTAGGGAACAAGCTAAGGAGCAACTGCGAAATGCCATAATTCATAGATGTCCCATTGATACTATTACGGCAATGTTAAAAGCTAGACCTGAACTTGCTGACATATTAATATCATCCGACAGGTCTGATGATCCTAACAGCCAAACATACACAGCACTACATGTGGCAGTAGGGTTCAAGCGGCTAGATATTATTACGCTACTTGTGGAAGATTTCGGAGCAAACATAAGAATTACTGATTTCTACGCAACAAGAGATCCTCCGGGACTTTATCCTTTACGACTAGCACAAGCGAAACTCGAAAACGATCCTACTTATTTGTCAATATGTGAATACCTCCAGCGGAAGGAAAATATTATTCAGTTAAGAGAAGCCATAAGTCGTGGAGATCATGTTGCAGTTAATAGATTGATACCAATTGTGGGTGTAGATTCTAATATAGCACCTCATATTCGTAATCAGCCACAGAATTATACGGCTCTACATTATGCAGTAGAAGAAAACCGCCATGATATTGTTGAAATACTGCTTGTTGGCCATGGTATACACTTGCTGTTGGCAAGGAATACTGCTGGACAGACTCCTTTGGAACTAGCTGTTGATAGGGGCTTGACTAATATAGTCCACTTGATGCAGAAACATACTTGA
- the LOC136238606 gene encoding uncharacterized protein, giving the protein MAAGMSPVAVRISYGDRSSPQSDAMYTKLRDAIIEVVPHAQVSLDKSSVDYGSRNYFVVHLNNERIFRGNLPTIRANINKIVNEARLASGGDTFRRPRRLSRFCCIL; this is encoded by the exons ATGGCTGCGGGAATGTCTCCAGTAGCCGTGCGTATCTCATATGGAGACCGCTCCAGCCCCCAATCTGATGCAATGTATACCAAACTCAGAGACGCCATCATTGAGGTAGTACCACATGCACAGGTTTCTTTGGATAAAAGCTCTGTAGACTATG GATCGAGGAATTACTTTGTGGTGCATTTGAATAATGAACGGATTTTCCGAGGGAATCTTCCTACCATCCGAGCTAACATCAATAAA ATTGTGAATGAAGCCAGACTAGCATCAGGTGGAGATACATTTAGGAGACCTCGAAGATTATCAAGATTTTGCTGTATTCTATAA
- the LOC136238975 gene encoding uncharacterized protein has product MWSSSELTFTLPVKTKKSAHNGTSKTLKKGKLEKAPEAISSRVIDNLVSKLRNLSTAPDISIVIFIVPKLMHKEMKPSDGLIVVLENGDNTESEIEDHAIAAPYIRISSTWTLMISVAAVVGLYYNITYPEQWNNCLLLNEKLLWGYLLVPILVLSRQGSFEIQRNCLKQ; this is encoded by the exons ATGTGGTCATCCTCTGAGCTTACTTTCACTCTTCCTGTAAAGACGAAGAAGTCTGCACACAATGGG ACTTCAAAGACATTGAAGAAAGGCAAGCTGGAAAAAGCACCCGAAGCAATCTCGTCCCGTGTTATTGACAATCTAGTATCAAAACTGAGGAACTTGTCAACT GCCCCTGATATTTCTATTGTTATATTTATTGTGCCGAAGCTGATGCACAAAGAAATGAAGCCATCAGATGGGTTGATTGTAGTGCTGGAG AATGGTGACAACACTGAAAGTGAAATTGAAGACCATGCAATTGCTGCTCCATATATA AGAATCTCATCTACTTGGACGTTGATGATCTCTGTGGCTGCAGTAGTTGGGTTGTACTACAACATCACCTACCCTGAGCAGTGGAACAATTGCCTCCTTTTAAACGAGAAGTTGCTGTGGGGATATCTTCTTGTCCCAATCCTGGTCCTCTCCAGGCAGGGCTCATTTGAGATACAGAGAAACTGTCTTAAACAGTAA